In Silvanigrella paludirubra, one DNA window encodes the following:
- the fusA gene encoding elongation factor G, with translation MSSAPQDLSKYRNIGIMAHIDAGKTTTSERILYYTGRSHKLGEVHEGTATMDWMVQEQERGITITSAATTTFWKDYRINLIDTPGHVDFTVEVERSLRVLDGAIAVFDAANGVEPQSETVWRQADRYHVPRIAFLNKMDKVGADPEMCINSMREKLNANVAFAQIPMGVESAFTGVIDLIEMQAYVWLTEDKDAAPKVTEIPKQYLDDAHIYRQELIENLADFDDTLAEAVLSDSKVTADQIKNALRKSVIEIKIIPIFLGSSFRNKGIQPLLDAVIHFLPSPLDIPPVEGTEVEGIVAAGKRSPTPEESFSGIVFKIMSDPFVGALFFMRIYSGTIKTGDAVLNTLKNKKERITKILRMHANDREELQFASAGEIVAVVGLKFATTGDTLCDIKDPIAYESMKFPDPVISLAIEPKSSGDLDKLQQSLNKLAQEDPSLKVSTSEETGQVLISGMGELHLQIIADRLLREFKVNANVGNPQVSYRECISVPAKASDSFSRTVQNKTFTAKVSLSIEPNDKTNVEVNVPNKSMVPANIVAAIKEALVGSVGSGTLCGYPLVNLKVTVTDYSFDAQAIDDVVYKVAASNALRNALTLAKPVMMEPVMKVEVVVPSDYSGTIVSDINSRRGQVLGLDTRGHLQVVHANIPLSGLFGYETDIRSLSQGRASSSMHFSHYEVLPKNLQDKILGF, from the coding sequence ATGTCATCAGCTCCACAAGATCTTAGTAAATATCGTAATATTGGGATTATGGCTCATATTGATGCAGGTAAAACAACAACTTCAGAAAGAATCCTATATTACACAGGACGAAGTCATAAGCTTGGCGAAGTTCACGAAGGAACAGCCACAATGGACTGGATGGTTCAAGAACAAGAGCGTGGGATCACAATAACTTCAGCAGCAACAACAACTTTTTGGAAGGATTATCGGATAAATTTAATTGATACTCCTGGCCATGTGGATTTTACAGTTGAAGTTGAAAGGTCTCTTCGTGTTCTTGATGGAGCTATTGCTGTTTTTGATGCTGCAAATGGAGTAGAGCCTCAGTCTGAAACTGTTTGGCGACAAGCAGACAGATACCATGTCCCAAGAATCGCTTTTTTAAATAAAATGGATAAAGTTGGTGCCGATCCCGAAATGTGCATCAATTCAATGCGTGAAAAATTAAATGCAAATGTTGCTTTTGCACAAATACCCATGGGTGTGGAAAGTGCTTTTACAGGAGTTATTGATCTGATCGAAATGCAGGCTTACGTCTGGTTAACTGAAGACAAAGACGCTGCTCCAAAGGTTACAGAAATTCCAAAACAATATCTCGATGATGCTCATATTTATAGGCAAGAACTTATCGAAAATTTAGCCGATTTTGATGATACTTTAGCAGAAGCCGTATTATCAGATTCTAAAGTAACTGCAGATCAAATTAAAAATGCTCTTCGTAAATCGGTCATAGAAATTAAAATTATTCCTATATTTTTAGGTTCGTCTTTTCGAAATAAAGGTATTCAGCCTTTACTTGATGCTGTTATCCATTTTTTACCTTCTCCCCTAGATATTCCTCCAGTGGAAGGAACTGAGGTTGAAGGAATTGTTGCCGCTGGAAAACGTTCACCAACACCAGAAGAGTCTTTTTCAGGAATTGTATTTAAAATTATGAGTGATCCTTTTGTTGGAGCACTTTTCTTTATGCGTATCTATTCAGGGACAATTAAAACAGGTGATGCGGTTTTAAATACGCTTAAAAATAAAAAAGAGAGAATTACAAAAATTCTTCGTATGCATGCAAATGATAGAGAAGAATTACAGTTTGCATCTGCAGGTGAAATAGTTGCTGTGGTCGGTTTAAAATTTGCAACCACAGGAGATACTCTTTGTGATATTAAAGATCCTATCGCTTATGAATCTATGAAATTTCCAGATCCTGTTATTTCTTTAGCTATAGAACCTAAAAGTAGTGGTGATTTAGATAAACTTCAACAGAGTTTAAATAAATTGGCACAAGAAGATCCTTCTTTAAAAGTATCTACAAGTGAAGAAACAGGTCAGGTCCTTATTTCAGGTATGGGTGAATTACATCTTCAAATTATAGCAGACAGACTTCTTCGGGAATTTAAAGTAAATGCGAATGTTGGAAATCCTCAAGTGTCTTATCGTGAATGCATATCTGTTCCTGCTAAAGCAAGTGATAGTTTTTCAAGAACAGTTCAAAATAAAACATTTACCGCAAAAGTATCTTTATCCATAGAACCAAATGATAAAACAAATGTTGAAGTGAATGTACCAAATAAATCTATGGTTCCTGCAAATATTGTTGCAGCAATAAAAGAAGCTTTGGTAGGCTCTGTAGGAAGCGGTACATTATGTGGTTACCCCTTAGTGAACTTAAAAGTTACTGTAACGGATTATTCTTTTGATGCTCAGGCTATTGATGATGTTGTTTATAAAGTAGCTGCAAGTAATGCCCTTCGAAATGCTTTGACATTAGCAAAACCTGTCATGATGGAACCTGTTATGAAGGTTGAAGTTGTTGTTCCATCGGACTATAGTGGAACTATCGTTTCAGATATTAATAGCCGTCGTGGACAAGTTTTAGGATTAGACACAAGAGGGCATTTGCAAGTTGTCCACGCAAATATTCCATTATCTGGTTTATTTGGTTATGAAACGGATATACGCTCTTTATCTCAAGGGCGCGCGAGTAGCTCTATGCACTTTTCGCATTATGAAGTGTTACCTAAAAACTTACAGGATAAGATACTGGGTTTTTAA
- a CDS encoding tetratricopeptide repeat protein encodes MARQITSTGNDGLPMWDTFEASFFVGAGLSVGIVLGILFPSLWRTFRRRFRKSSHYAPNDKKLENNLSVNLQILTENQESILLNNEEHELGTFKHDKNSFIILAEAFVLARNYFQIGNARESIRIYIDILTNENVSKQETHRALFELSQVYASIGLQVRAFDTAIELFRRVPKNSEVLEHILKVCSTGYFPEKLYTALSIYKGFLDTKLKLNIAHSLCKIGEMQFRENEKLEKAIELARMALRWERNSARAMMLLWQVTSYELWQKISHDPKMMWTALASDLEALIEIYKNTNISPAAGANYLSIIISKMSNEKEAIESYAIVQNEFKRVLNKDKIDLNTQKYLWASIFHAALLIQNSPELKKSRFLGDVLAILGESQSYFDFVFRQDEAARIGYSSHKCGKCGSFFSSFAWKCLHCNAEETLKLIIMPNFEHS; translated from the coding sequence GTGGCAAGACAAATTACCTCTACAGGCAATGATGGGCTGCCAATGTGGGACACTTTTGAAGCAAGCTTCTTTGTAGGAGCAGGCCTTTCTGTTGGGATTGTTCTTGGTATTTTATTTCCTTCTTTATGGAGAACCTTTCGCAGAAGATTTCGTAAAAGTTCTCATTATGCCCCTAATGATAAAAAATTAGAAAATAATTTATCTGTAAATCTACAAATATTAACAGAAAATCAAGAGTCCATTTTATTAAATAATGAAGAACATGAATTAGGAACCTTTAAACATGATAAAAATAGTTTTATCATTTTGGCAGAAGCCTTTGTTTTAGCAAGAAACTATTTTCAAATTGGCAATGCTCGAGAATCCATTCGAATTTATATAGATATATTAACAAATGAAAATGTTTCAAAACAAGAAACGCATCGGGCTCTTTTTGAATTATCTCAAGTTTATGCTTCCATTGGTTTACAAGTAAGAGCTTTTGATACTGCAATTGAATTGTTTAGAAGAGTTCCTAAAAATAGTGAAGTATTAGAGCATATTTTAAAAGTTTGTTCCACTGGGTATTTTCCAGAAAAATTGTATACAGCTTTGTCAATTTATAAGGGGTTTCTTGATACAAAATTAAAATTAAATATAGCACATTCATTATGTAAAATAGGTGAAATGCAATTTCGTGAAAACGAAAAGTTAGAAAAAGCAATTGAATTAGCACGCATGGCCTTACGCTGGGAACGTAATTCGGCAAGAGCAATGATGTTATTATGGCAGGTAACAAGCTATGAACTTTGGCAAAAAATTTCACACGATCCTAAAATGATGTGGACTGCATTAGCTTCAGATTTAGAAGCATTAATTGAAATTTATAAGAACACAAATATATCACCAGCAGCAGGAGCAAATTATTTATCCATTATCATTTCAAAAATGAGTAATGAAAAAGAAGCTATAGAAAGTTATGCAATAGTACAAAACGAATTTAAAAGAGTTCTAAATAAGGATAAAATTGATCTAAATACACAAAAATACCTTTGGGCATCTATCTTTCATGCCGCTCTTCTGATACAGAACTCACCTGAGTTGAAAAAGAGCAGGTTTTTAGGAGATGTACTTGCTATATTAGGAGAAAGCCAAAGCTATTTTGATTTTGTTTTTAGACAAGATGAAGCAGCTAGAATTGGATATTCTTCTCATAAATGTGGGAAATGTGGCTCATTTTTTTCTTCATTTGCCTGGAAGTGTTTGCACTGCAACGCTGAAGAGACTCTCAAACTAATAATAATGCCAAACTTTGAGCATTCCTAG
- a CDS encoding substrate-binding periplasmic protein, with amino-acid sequence MNFIKLIIFILVNFIHFQIFAEKFIINTQDWPPYQTIANNIVGGSATKTLECVLKQMKLDYQINVLPWKRAQEDVKLGKAQAFYAAGITNERNDFAVPTEKIANYKWIWIFNKGENLDPTKKEFKKKALLAAKFGTGPETFLAENNYKLVASPKEIHNLFEMLQGKRFDAFLSPEEPALEFMKKNQMNKNNFKFIFHSNNPLVFYFSKKYVEKNQNSVKIFNSYLKNCNIAD; translated from the coding sequence ATGAATTTTATAAAATTAATTATATTTATTTTAGTTAATTTCATACATTTTCAAATTTTCGCAGAAAAATTTATTATAAATACTCAAGATTGGCCACCATATCAAACAATAGCAAATAACATTGTAGGAGGTTCTGCCACAAAAACCTTAGAGTGTGTTTTAAAGCAAATGAAATTAGATTATCAAATAAATGTTTTGCCATGGAAAAGAGCACAAGAAGATGTAAAGTTAGGCAAAGCCCAAGCTTTTTACGCTGCGGGAATTACAAATGAAAGAAATGACTTTGCCGTACCTACAGAAAAAATAGCAAACTATAAATGGATTTGGATATTCAATAAAGGCGAAAACTTAGACCCAACAAAAAAAGAATTTAAAAAAAAGGCTCTTCTTGCTGCAAAATTTGGAACAGGCCCTGAAACATTTTTAGCTGAAAATAATTATAAACTTGTCGCCTCTCCTAAAGAAATTCATAATCTTTTTGAAATGCTTCAAGGAAAACGGTTTGATGCTTTTCTTTCACCAGAAGAACCTGCTTTAGAATTCATGAAAAAAAATCAAATGAACAAAAATAATTTTAAATTTATTTTTCATTCAAATAATCCTTTGGTTTTTTATTTTTCAAAAAAATACGTTGAGAAAAATCAAAATTCTGTAAAAATTTTTAATTCTTATTTAAAAAATTGCAATATTGCTGATTAA
- a CDS encoding SCO family protein encodes MNIIKKDDFKYKFLKVILISFFQLILGVSAFSKEVTINKNIPNGEIFEKLNQKIDLNLTFTNQDGKKIKLKDLFVNEEVVIFTLNYFKCTTMCAFQFVNLATTLKKMDWPIGSGFRIATISFDPYDTYEIAKEKQKVWVPKTGQKDAKWDFLVGDSKNINVFLKDLNFYYELDPHTGEYSHGAALFFIKNDGTFYRYLYGIVYEPQDIKNALVESSNGKLGSFFERIYTKFKKFQIQTGKYASLF; translated from the coding sequence ATGAATATAATTAAAAAGGATGATTTTAAATATAAATTTTTAAAGGTTATATTAATTTCGTTTTTTCAATTGATTTTAGGTGTTTCTGCTTTTTCTAAAGAAGTTACGATAAATAAAAATATACCTAATGGTGAAATTTTTGAAAAATTAAACCAAAAGATTGATTTAAATCTTACTTTTACAAATCAAGATGGCAAAAAAATAAAATTAAAAGATTTATTTGTAAACGAAGAGGTTGTTATTTTTACTTTGAATTATTTTAAATGCACAACAATGTGCGCATTTCAATTTGTAAACTTAGCAACTACATTAAAAAAAATGGATTGGCCTATTGGTAGTGGTTTTAGGATTGCAACAATAAGTTTTGATCCTTACGATACTTATGAAATAGCAAAAGAAAAACAAAAAGTTTGGGTTCCTAAAACAGGTCAAAAAGATGCAAAATGGGACTTTCTTGTTGGCGATAGTAAAAACATTAATGTGTTTTTAAAAGATCTTAATTTTTACTATGAATTAGATCCTCATACAGGTGAGTATTCTCACGGTGCCGCTTTATTTTTTATAAAAAATGATGGAACTTTTTATAGATATTTATATGGTATTGTTTATGAACCACAAGATATAAAAAATGCTTTAGTAGAATCTTCAAATGGGAAATTAGGTTCTTTTTTTGAAAGAATTTATACAAAATTCAAAAAATTTCAAATACAAACTGGAAAATATGCATCGTTATTTTAA
- a CDS encoding acetate/propionate family kinase — MNILVINSGSSSLKFQIIETDQNNIDSSTDKIKVKGLIDRIGTQALAKITVPNGVEIKESIAIRDHSAALDYIFRKITSGTLNIDGIFSLSDINAVGHRVVHGGEKFSKSVLVDKSVLKEIEDCIDLAPLHNPANLKGIQATLALFGEKMPHAVVFDTAFHSTIPETNYLYALPYQYYRRYRIRKYGFHGLSHRYVSYRYRKLVNLERNQLNLITIHLGNGCSICAIKEGKSYNTSMGFTPLAGLIMGTRAGDIDASIPEFLAHKEGITLSDIDILLNKASGLLGISGLTNDMRELLDEEREHHDRRATLAIDMFTMRIKHYIGAYLAEMGGADAILFTGGIGENSAEIRKRICEGLQFLGIELNENLNKEKCFGAEGNISSDTSKIKTWVIPTNEELMIARDTFRCVTGLPAF; from the coding sequence ATGAATATACTCGTTATCAATAGTGGAAGTTCTTCCCTTAAATTTCAAATTATTGAAACTGATCAAAATAATATTGATTCGTCTACCGATAAAATAAAAGTAAAAGGCTTAATTGATCGTATTGGAACACAAGCACTTGCTAAGATAACAGTTCCAAATGGAGTTGAGATTAAAGAATCCATTGCCATTCGCGATCATTCAGCAGCACTTGATTATATTTTTCGCAAAATCACTTCTGGAACATTAAATATTGATGGCATTTTTTCTTTGTCTGATATTAATGCCGTTGGTCACCGTGTTGTTCATGGTGGAGAAAAATTTTCTAAATCTGTTCTTGTTGATAAATCTGTTTTAAAAGAAATTGAAGATTGCATAGATCTCGCACCTCTTCATAATCCTGCAAATTTAAAAGGAATTCAAGCAACACTCGCTTTATTTGGCGAAAAAATGCCTCACGCCGTTGTATTTGATACGGCATTTCATTCAACCATACCAGAAACTAATTATTTATATGCGTTACCTTATCAATATTATAGACGTTATCGTATTCGTAAATATGGGTTTCATGGACTTTCTCACCGTTACGTTAGCTATCGTTACAGAAAACTTGTTAACTTAGAAAGAAATCAACTCAACTTAATAACAATTCATCTAGGCAATGGCTGTTCTATTTGTGCCATCAAAGAAGGAAAATCTTATAATACATCTATGGGCTTTACACCACTTGCAGGCTTAATTATGGGAACGCGCGCTGGAGACATTGATGCCTCCATACCAGAGTTTTTAGCTCATAAAGAAGGTATTACTTTATCAGACATAGATATTTTATTAAATAAAGCTTCTGGCCTTCTAGGTATTTCAGGATTAACAAATGATATGCGTGAACTTTTAGATGAAGAAAGAGAACATCACGATAGAAGAGCAACTCTTGCCATTGATATGTTTACCATGAGAATTAAGCATTACATTGGTGCTTATCTTGCCGAAATGGGCGGTGCCGATGCCATTCTTTTCACTGGTGGTATTGGTGAAAACTCAGCAGAAATTAGAAAAAGAATTTGTGAAGGATTGCAATTTTTAGGTATTGAACTAAATGAAAATTTAAATAAAGAAAAATGCTTTGGCGCTGAAGGAAATATATCATCAGACACAAGTAAAATTAAAACATGGGTAATCCCAACCAACGAAGAACTTATGATTGCTCGTGATACTTTTCGTTGCGTAACAGGATTACCCGCATTTTAA
- a CDS encoding methyl-accepting chemotaxis protein gives MKLFNKLSLKAKLFFFNGILVFFLITVSIVAQVGIHSSNITIEELASNESSHWLNQSLIVKSDIQALLRLAFEPYAISKGVTGAPIKDVTDSLNTFNQNLNKFAAESKFTPEEQEKYKKLVTSWQALREEANKTLENMQKGILKREEINAQIIKIEDAFLNINDILSDILAGLRKKTLTLHTSAQIKEKIYLVGLILLFVLTLLISAFSFIFSIRLNKKFKNISKELFERSNEITTVVTSLKKSSDSLGHAITEQSHSIHDTTAAINQMTSTVNNTTGNTKELYEVSKSSSEKAENGKMIMTHLVTSVETIQKSNEQLQDISEIIVQINSKTTVINDIVAKTELLSLNASIESARAGEQGKGFAVVAEEVGNLAKISGKSAKDIQDLITKSEEQVNKILEITKTRVIEVKGVTNNAQKSFDDISQNVDSLSSFIEKITMATQEQEIGIKQISSAMEQIEKSTQNIQSSIQVTSECTESLVKQGIKLDSSSKEIEILINGTH, from the coding sequence ATGAAATTATTTAACAAGCTTTCCCTTAAAGCAAAGCTCTTCTTTTTTAATGGAATATTAGTCTTTTTTCTAATAACAGTAAGTATTGTTGCTCAAGTTGGAATACATTCTAGTAATATCACTATTGAAGAATTGGCATCAAATGAATCATCACATTGGTTAAATCAATCATTAATTGTGAAATCGGATATTCAAGCTTTATTAAGACTTGCGTTTGAACCCTATGCTATTTCAAAAGGAGTAACAGGTGCACCAATTAAAGATGTTACAGATTCCTTAAACACTTTTAATCAAAATTTAAATAAATTTGCAGCAGAAAGTAAATTCACACCTGAAGAACAAGAAAAATATAAAAAGTTAGTAACAAGCTGGCAAGCACTGCGTGAAGAAGCAAATAAAACTTTAGAAAATATGCAAAAAGGAATTTTAAAAAGAGAAGAAATAAATGCCCAAATTATTAAAATTGAAGATGCTTTTTTAAATATAAATGATATTTTGAGCGATATTTTGGCAGGATTACGAAAAAAAACATTAACATTACATACTTCAGCTCAAATTAAAGAAAAAATATATCTTGTTGGGCTTATTTTATTATTTGTTTTGACATTATTAATTTCTGCATTTAGTTTTATTTTTTCAATAAGACTAAATAAAAAATTTAAAAATATAAGCAAAGAACTGTTTGAGAGATCAAATGAAATTACAACAGTAGTTACTTCTTTAAAAAAAAGCTCTGATTCCCTTGGTCATGCAATCACTGAGCAATCTCATTCTATTCACGACACAACAGCAGCAATTAATCAAATGACCTCTACAGTTAATAACACCACAGGAAATACGAAAGAACTATATGAGGTTTCAAAATCATCTTCTGAAAAAGCAGAAAATGGAAAAATGATCATGACTCATCTTGTTACTTCTGTGGAAACAATTCAAAAATCAAACGAACAATTACAAGATATAAGTGAAATTATTGTACAGATAAACTCAAAAACAACTGTAATAAATGATATAGTTGCAAAAACAGAATTACTCTCTTTAAATGCTTCAATTGAATCGGCACGGGCAGGAGAGCAAGGAAAAGGTTTCGCCGTAGTTGCTGAAGAAGTAGGTAATTTAGCAAAGATTAGTGGTAAATCGGCTAAAGACATTCAAGATCTAATAACTAAAAGTGAAGAACAAGTAAATAAAATATTAGAAATTACAAAAACAAGAGTAATTGAAGTTAAAGGTGTGACAAATAATGCTCAAAAATCTTTTGATGACATATCACAAAATGTAGATTCTTTATCCTCTTTTATTGAAAAAATTACCATGGCAACACAAGAACAAGAAATTGGAATTAAACAAATTTCTTCAGCAATGGAACAAATTGAAAAATCAACTCAAAATATTCAGTCTTCGATTCAAGTTACTTCAGAATGCACAGAAAGTTTAGTTAAACAAGGAATTAAATTAGATTCTTCTTCAAAAGAAATTGAAATTTTAATTAATGGAACTCATTAA
- the proC gene encoding pyrroline-5-carboxylate reductase codes for MNKILSGKIVVIGFGNIGKALVRGLQLTAQDVEIFVCDRGELNPNEGYPEGLDFNKLNYLNYESIPNLKNDLFLTEKDTIIFCVKPQNFMEAVDRWKPVFLNNQDFPLIISILAGTPTELIHKYFSEDCPVVRCMPNIAATIDYSASVLCASKKTPKHYLNRAKIIFDAVGKTWIAQEEQLDAVTGLSGSGPAYIYMVIEAMADGGVKMGLPRQLSIELATQTVLGAAKLVQDTRIHPAVLRDQVTTPGGTTISAIHELEKFGLRPMLISAVVTASERSAELAKIVEEKIKDQK; via the coding sequence GTGAATAAAATACTTTCTGGAAAAATTGTGGTTATTGGGTTTGGTAATATTGGCAAAGCACTTGTGCGTGGTTTACAACTAACTGCTCAAGATGTCGAAATATTTGTATGCGATAGAGGAGAGCTCAACCCCAATGAAGGATACCCAGAAGGTTTAGATTTCAATAAACTGAATTATTTAAACTATGAAAGTATTCCTAACTTAAAAAATGATTTATTTCTTACTGAGAAAGACACCATTATTTTTTGTGTTAAACCTCAAAATTTTATGGAAGCTGTAGACCGCTGGAAACCTGTATTTCTTAATAATCAAGATTTCCCTTTAATTATTTCTATATTAGCAGGAACACCAACAGAACTCATTCATAAATATTTTTCTGAAGACTGCCCTGTAGTACGCTGTATGCCAAATATTGCGGCTACTATTGATTATTCAGCAAGTGTTTTATGCGCCAGTAAAAAAACTCCAAAGCATTATTTAAATAGAGCTAAAATTATTTTTGATGCTGTTGGAAAAACATGGATCGCTCAAGAAGAACAACTCGATGCCGTAACAGGTTTAAGCGGAAGTGGTCCAGCCTACATTTATATGGTGATTGAAGCCATGGCAGATGGAGGAGTAAAAATGGGATTACCTAGACAACTCTCTATTGAACTTGCCACTCAAACTGTATTAGGTGCAGCAAAACTTGTCCAAGACACACGAATCCACCCTGCCGTCTTAAGAGATCAGGTAACAACTCCAGGTGGAACTACTATTAGTGCAATTCATGAGCTTGAAAAATTTGGTTTAAGACCCATGCTCATTTCTGCAGTAGTAACTGCTTCTGAAAGAAGCGCAGAGTTAGCAAAAATTGTAGAAGAAAAAATAAAAGATCAAAAATAA
- the rsmB gene encoding 16S rRNA (cytosine(967)-C(5))-methyltransferase RsmB: protein MSTRTGSLTRAIAIDALTHVLTRNIHSDVALEKLFASHPNLRTLDKAFIYEMVFGSLRWLAKMDWIMSHMLDRSFSSLDPRVANALRIGTYQIYYMDRVPERAAVSETVEAVKQVGVPNAASLVNAILRRVAKKSEYFPKPDKVTQPVEYYSMHHSFSQWMVERWHKQLSLERFEYLLSNNNRIPKNTLKLITKNPLPDNEYDLATYLLKTQSVESSWQPLPGALRIESLPKFNECEAFKKGCYIVQDEAAQLSASLVQASQSDTVLDACAAPGGKSIYLWESGVASENLTVCDFAQKRLKILRENFERVGLQGTTILHGDVVEQCQGKVFQKILLDAPCSAMGVIRRHPEIKWLRTPSDIQNCAIEQARLLDGLSKNVAIGGELIYIVCSFELEETIHQINSFLEKHPEYEKVCPLDRIHDFYKKYVTRENELLIYSGNPDDIDGFFGVVLKRNS from the coding sequence ATGTCAACACGCACTGGCTCGCTCACTCGGGCAATTGCCATTGATGCCTTAACACACGTTTTGACCCGTAATATCCATTCTGATGTTGCTCTTGAAAAACTATTTGCAAGTCACCCCAATCTTCGCACTCTAGATAAAGCGTTTATTTATGAGATGGTTTTTGGTTCTTTAAGATGGCTTGCTAAAATGGATTGGATTATGTCCCATATGTTGGATAGATCTTTTTCTAGTTTGGATCCTAGAGTTGCAAATGCATTAAGAATTGGAACATATCAAATATATTATATGGATCGAGTTCCCGAGCGCGCTGCTGTTTCAGAAACTGTTGAAGCAGTTAAACAAGTTGGTGTTCCTAATGCTGCTTCTTTAGTAAATGCTATTTTAAGAAGAGTCGCTAAAAAATCAGAATATTTCCCTAAGCCAGACAAAGTAACACAGCCTGTAGAATATTATTCTATGCATCATTCTTTTTCTCAATGGATGGTAGAACGTTGGCATAAACAATTATCCTTAGAAAGATTTGAATATCTTTTATCTAATAATAATCGTATTCCCAAAAATACTTTAAAATTAATAACAAAAAATCCATTACCTGATAATGAGTACGATCTTGCTACCTATTTATTAAAAACACAATCTGTAGAAAGTTCTTGGCAACCTTTACCAGGAGCATTGCGGATAGAATCTTTGCCTAAATTTAATGAATGTGAAGCTTTTAAAAAAGGTTGTTACATTGTCCAAGATGAAGCCGCTCAACTTTCGGCTAGTTTAGTTCAAGCTTCTCAATCAGACACTGTTCTTGACGCCTGTGCAGCGCCAGGAGGCAAATCCATTTATCTTTGGGAAAGTGGTGTTGCCTCTGAAAATTTAACCGTCTGTGATTTTGCTCAAAAAAGATTAAAAATATTACGCGAAAACTTTGAACGTGTTGGCCTACAAGGAACAACCATTTTACATGGTGACGTTGTTGAGCAGTGCCAAGGCAAAGTTTTTCAAAAGATTTTATTGGATGCCCCTTGTTCAGCCATGGGAGTGATTCGAAGACATCCTGAAATAAAATGGTTAAGAACTCCAAGTGATATTCAAAACTGTGCGATTGAACAGGCTCGTCTTTTAGATGGCCTTTCGAAAAATGTAGCGATTGGCGGGGAACTTATTTATATTGTTTGTAGTTTTGAGTTAGAGGAAACAATTCATCAAATAAACAGTTTCTTAGAAAAACATCCTGAATATGAAAAAGTGTGCCCACTTGATCGCATTCACGATTTTTACAAAAAGTATGTTACACGCGAAAATGAACTTCTTATCTATTCTGGTAACCCAGACGACATAGACGGTTTTTTTGGCGTCGTTTTAAAAAGAAATTCATAA
- a CDS encoding phosphate acyltransferase gives MLFQTLSDSAKENIFTRAKNKRISLPEGEDERVIKAAEILKNELNIKCFLGNKNEAENNKQKTLDVMQKIAEKKGKPLSSKIEPLASDPTFEGGAKLFLGEVDAVVSGCVNSTAHVIRAALSTVGLKPQTKVITSGFLLALPKATPGGESLVLFADCGVIPQPSSAELVDIAYLSQEAFAFWSGKTPCVSFLSFSTVGSAEHPDVEKVRNAYKVFSEKYPSIIAEGEVQFDTACVPSVAKRKNPDGKVQGKTNVFIFPDLDSGNIGYKITQRIGGAEAWGPILLGAAKPFSDLSRGASAEDIAHAVALTLALS, from the coding sequence ATGTTGTTTCAAACATTGTCTGATTCAGCTAAAGAAAATATTTTTACACGTGCTAAAAATAAAAGAATTTCGCTTCCCGAAGGAGAGGATGAAAGAGTTATAAAAGCAGCAGAAATACTTAAAAATGAATTAAATATAAAATGTTTTTTAGGAAATAAAAATGAAGCTGAAAATAATAAGCAAAAGACATTAGATGTTATGCAAAAAATTGCTGAAAAAAAAGGAAAGCCCTTGTCCTCAAAAATAGAGCCATTGGCTTCGGATCCTACTTTTGAAGGCGGAGCAAAATTGTTTTTAGGGGAAGTCGACGCCGTTGTTTCAGGTTGTGTTAATTCTACAGCTCATGTAATAAGGGCGGCTTTAAGCACAGTAGGTTTAAAACCTCAAACAAAAGTAATTACAAGCGGGTTTTTGCTTGCCCTTCCTAAAGCGACTCCAGGTGGTGAAAGTTTGGTTTTATTTGCTGATTGTGGTGTTATTCCGCAGCCAAGTAGTGCTGAGCTTGTTGACATAGCTTATTTATCACAAGAAGCTTTTGCCTTTTGGAGTGGGAAAACACCATGTGTTTCTTTTTTAAGTTTTTCAACTGTGGGAAGTGCAGAACACCCCGATGTAGAAAAAGTGCGAAATGCCTACAAGGTTTTTTCTGAAAAATATCCTTCTATTATTGCTGAAGGTGAAGTTCAATTTGATACGGCTTGTGTTCCTTCTGTAGCAAAAAGAAAAAATCCAGACGGTAAAGTCCAAGGTAAAACGAATGTTTTTATTTTTCCCGACTTAGATTCAGGTAATATTGGTTATAAAATCACACAACGAATTGGTGGAGCTGAAGCCTGGGGGCCTATTTTGTTAGGTGCTGCAAAACCTTTTTCTGATTTATCAAGAGGAGCATCGGCAGAAGATATTGCTCACGCGGTGGCTTTAACTTTAGCATTAAGTTGA